The following proteins are encoded in a genomic region of Corylus avellana chromosome ca4, CavTom2PMs-1.0:
- the LOC132178991 gene encoding ABC transporter G family member 1-like yields the protein MASLLQPNTSHYEVNQNPRAPRSTSLEVETIDIGLVPAAGNRGGNVVVRSMSVEDGVFLTWEDLWVTVSNKKSGSRSILAGVSGFARPGELLAIMGPSGCGKSTLLDALAGRLESNIRQSGEILINGHKQALAYGTSAYVTQDDTLMTTLTVKEAVNYSAHLQLPDSMSKSEKRERADTIITEMGLQDAMNTRIGGGWGAKGISGGQKRRVSICIEILTRPELLFLDEPTSGLDSAASYYVMSRIARLDQRDGVGRTIIASIHQPSSEVFQLFHNLCLLSSGRTVYFGPASAANEFFATNDFPCPTLQNPSDHFLKTINKDFEKDIEQGLDGRTPIEEAIDTLTKSYKSSEAYQQVRTQVAEICKLDCGAPKKQKRRHAGFITQCVVLTKRSFVNMYRDLGYYWLRLAIYVVFAFGLATMYYDFDSSYGSIQARGSLLMFVASFLIFMAIGGFPSFVEDMKVFGRERLNGHYGTSAFVIGNTFSAIPYLLLISLIPGAIAYYLPGLHKGAEHFIYFASVLFACTMLVESLMMIVASIVPNFLMGIMTGAGIQGLMILAGGFFRLRHDIPKPFWRYPFHYIVFHKYAYQGLFKNEFEGLTFQGNPAGGPRRISGEKILRDVWQMQRAYSKWVDLGILFGMLVSYRILFLVIVKTSEKIRPILRRGFLSVTPKQTSTVMINPPATPLHGESL from the exons ATGGCTTCCCTTCTTCAACCAAACACCAGTCATTATGAAGTAAACCAGAACCCAAGAGCTCCACGTTCAACATCTTTAGAGGTGGAAACCATTGATATTGGTCTTGTGCCTGCAGCAGGTAACAGAGGAGGAAACGTCGTCGTTAGAAGTATGTCGGTGGAGGATGGTGTTTTCCTGACATGGGAAGATTTGTGGGTgactgtttcaaacaaaaagagTGGTAGCAGATCAATACTTGCGGGTGTGTCTGGTTTTGCACGACCAGGCGAGCTCTTGGCCATAATGGGTCCTTCCGGTTGTGGCAAGTCTACCCTCCTTGATGCTTTGGCAg ggagaTTAGAATCAAACATAAGGCAGTCGGGGGAAATTCTAATCAACGGCCATAAACAGGCGCTGGCTTATGGGACCTCG GCATACGTGACACAAGATGATACTCTGATGACAACATTAACGGTGAAAGAAGCCGTGAATTATTCTGCTCACCTGCAACTTCCAGACTCCATGTCAAAGTCAGAGAAAAGGGAGAGAGCTGATACGATAATCACAGAAATGGGGTTGCAGGATGCCATGAACACAAGAATTGGCGGTGGGTGGGGAGCCAAAGGCATCAGCGGTGGTCAGAAGAGGAGAGTCAGCATTTGCATTGAGATTCTCACACGCCCCGAGCTTCTTTTCCTTGACGAGCCTACGAGTGGACTCGACAGTGCAGCATCGTATTATGTGATGAGCAGAATTGCAAGGCTGGATCAAAGGGATGGAGTTGGAAGAACCATAATTGCTTCCATCCATCAGCCCAGCAGTGAGGTCTTCCAGCTTTTCCACAATCTTTGCCTTCTGTCGTCGGGGAGAACAGTGTATTTTGGTCCTGCATCTGCAGCGAATGAG TTTTTCGCTACAAATGACTTCCCTTGCCCGACTCTCCAAAATCCATCTGATCACTTCCTGAAAACCATAAACAAGGATTTTGAAAAG GATATTGAACAAGGTTTAGATGGAAGAACACCCATAGAGGAAGCAATTGACACTCTCACAAAGTCATATAAATCATCTGAGGCATACCAACAAGTTCGAACTCAAGTAGCTGAAATATGTAAACTG GATTGTGGAGCACCGAAGAAGCAGAAGAGAAGGCACGCAGGCTTTATCACTCAGTGTGTGGTTCTTACAAAAAGGTCTTTCGTGAACATGTACAGGGATTTAGGCTACTACTGGCTGCGCCTAGCTATCTATGTCGTGTTTGCTTTCGGCCTCGCTACTATGTATTACGATTTTGATTCTAGCTATGGATCTATTCag gcAAGAGGTTCACTGCTCATGTTTGTAGCTTCGTTCCTAATTTTCATGGCCATCGGTGGATTCCCTTCTTTTGTGGAGGACATGaag GTATTTGGAAGAGAAAGATTAAATGGGCATTATGGGACAAGCGCATTTGTAATTGGCAACACATTTTCTGCCATTCCATACTTGTTACTGATTTCATTGATTCCCGGGGCAATTGCCTATTACCTTCCTGGCCTTCACAAAGGAGCTGAACACTTCATATACTTTGCTTCCGTGCTATTTGCTTGCACGATGCTGGTAGAGAGCCTGATGATGATTGTTGCAAGCATCGTGCCTAATTTCCTAATGGGTATAATGACCGGTGCTGGAATTCAAGGGCTCATGATTTTAGCCGGCGGGTTCTTCCGATTGCGACATGATATTCCCAAACCATTTTGGAGATATCCATTCCACTACATTGTTTTCCACAAGTATGCCTATCAAGGGTTGTTCAAGAACGAGTTTGAAGGGTTAACTTTTCAGGGCAATCCTGCCGGTGGGCCACGAAGAATTAGTGGTGAGAAGATTTTGAGAGATGTTTGGCAAATGCAAAGGGCTTACTCTAAGTGGGTAGACCTTGGTATCTTGTTTGGAATGCTTGTTTCGTATCGAATTTTGTTTCTGGTTATCGTTAAGACAAGTGAGAAGATTAGGCCTATTTTAAGAAGAGGTTTCTTGTCGGTGACTCCCAAGCAAACATCAACGGTCATGATAAATCCCCCTGCTACACCTTTGCATGGGGAGAGTCTGTAG